The Argiope bruennichi chromosome 5, qqArgBrue1.1, whole genome shotgun sequence genome segment TGGCGAAAATGATGCAAATGGGCTTTAGACGGGAGCTTTTATAGTCTCAACAAGGAGGAAGTGGCTTCTGATTGGTCAGCTCTACTAGCAAATTGAAAGATAACTCGTTTAAGGATCTCTTTCCAATCTTGCCAAGTCATACTCTGCTAGCAAAATGCATCATGTTGTATAAAGTATCTAATTCCAATCTTGACAAGTCCAACAGCAAACCATTAATATTTGTGATGGGCATAAACATCGGTTCTAGAAACATGAATGTCCAATTCTCTGTCGAATTTTTAACAAGGTCGGGATCAGGCACTTGACAAAAGGCCACTTTGCGTCCTACCCCTTTGCTAAATCCAATCAGCCAATGCAACTTGAATGTCCAAAGTAGGTTTTAGAAAGATAACAAACCAAATTATCAAACGTGTCtacatgtaattatttaatacacaTTACAAACATaatgtttaaacttttaaaacacaaacacaaacacacacacacaagtaaaaaaaaaaaaaaaaaaaaaaaaaaaaaaaaaaaaaaaatttttttttttttttttttttttttttttttttttttttttttttttaagtacactTGTGTCTTTAAATGTTTCAACATTATGCTTTCAGTTTATCAATGCTTTCAGAATGGCTTTCAACAATTTCAGTTCCAACTGGGTTTACAACTTCCCATCTCAAGGAAGGTCTTTTATTCCAAGATCATATCCCAATGATGATGTAACTTCTTTTGGACAATATCCCTATTCTTGCAGGACGGATCATGGACAAGGACAAACcaataattctttttccaatGGGTTTGGACAACGTCCTTATGGACAAACcaataattctttttccaatGGGTTTGGACAACGACAAACCAATAATTCTTTCTCCAATGGGTTTGGACAACGTCCTTATGGACAAACGAGCAATTCTTTCTCCAATGGGTATGGACAACGCCCTTATGGACAaaccaataattctttttcaaatgggTATGGACAACGCCCTTATGGACAaaccaataattctttttcaaatgggTTTGGACAACGACAAACCAATAATTCTTTCTCAAATGGGTTTGGACAACGACAAACCAATAATTCTTTCTCCAATGGGTTTGGACAACCTCCTTATGGACAaaccaataattctttttctaatggGTTTGGACAACCTCCTTATGGACAAGCAAATAATTCTTTCTCCAATGGGTTTGGACAACCTCCTTATGGACagacaaatactttttttcccaATGGGTTTGGACAAGCCAATAATTCTTTTTACGATTGGTATCCTTACTGGCAAGCCAATCCTTCTTTTAACGAATGGTATGGACAAACCAATAACTCTTTTTCCAATGCGTTTGGACAAGCCAATAACGAACCAACTTTTTTTGGTGATTTGATTGGACAACAAGAGTCAAATGCTTTTAGAGatctaaaagaaattgaatacgAATTGACTCGATCGTTTGCTGTCGAACCGACTGTCTTTGACGACGAATCACCCGGGATTGATTTGTATTTTCCTGCAGGAGGAGTGGGGGCCGTCGTTCAGCCAGGagaacaaatcaaaattaatacacACGTCATTTTCAAATTACCTAAAGGAACGGTTGGCATCATTATGGACAAGTCATCGGTGGTGACACGTAAACAATTAAAAGTCGAAGCGGGATTGATTGATACTGGCTATCGCGGTGAAATTGTGGTTGTATTGCGCAACATGTCACGAGATGTTGTTGAAATTTCACCCGGTGAAGCCATTGCTCAAATGTTGCTGCAAGAGACGTGCAAAAGTAAGTTGACCAAAGTCATCAAGGTTGATGCCAACACGCATCGGGGAACGCGAGGTTTTGGTGAAAGGCAAAGAGTGGACCGTCGTgaccattgtaaaattttataatgtggTTATAATAAAGGATGTGTGAAAAATATACGTGTGCCGATTGTAAAATGGTGGTTGGATTTCATTGTTGTAAAGATTGGCCTTGTAAAGGTATGCACGAAAAATTTGTACGATGTATAAAATGTGGCAACATACTTAGAAActctaaataacaaataatgatccAATAGGTTActaaaatgtgaataatataCTCAAACAGCAATTGACGATtgtaatgttaaaattcaaattagaaagtaaaagcaatctattaaaaaaaaaaaaaaaaaaaaaaaaaaaaaaaaaaaaactttttttttttttttttttttttttttttttttttttttttttaatgtttcattgaagatttaaatttgagattCCTATTCCAACTCTTTTTAACGTGATGGATCTTGAACCTTCTTTCATGGTGACCGCGGACTATGCCAACAATGTTTCACCCGCCTTACAATACATTGAAGAAGAggtgaaaaattgtcaaaatcccTATCTCACCTACGATACTATTGCGCTACGAGCTATTGAGAAATTTACCCAGACAATGCATTTGAGTCTCTTTCACGTGGTGGATATCGTACGACAGGGACCCTACCTTCTCAACAAAGAATTGCATAGTCGTTTATTGCATTTGTGGCAGCATCGAAAACGTCCCGTCTCCTATGATGAACAAAACTGTGTCGAACGGATTTTGGGCCACGATTATAATCGGGCCGTGGATATCATCAAATTGGTTGGCATCTTGAACAAGATTGCTGATCCCAAAGATGTGTGGTATTTTTTTGCAGTCGATGGGTTTTCGGGGGACGATCCCAAACGCTATGTCGAAACGTTTCGCTACGGTCCCAATGATGTGCAGAGTAAGCACGTAAAAGCCGTACGACTCTTGTATGACGAAGCGGAAATTGAAAATCCTGCACAAATGCGGGCTAAAATCGAGTCCATACACCAATCTTCCAGCAATGACTTTCATGGGCCCGTCGACGAGTTGTATGTATCGACGGTTGGAGGATGGTCTCGAGTCAAAGAAATTGCCGACTGGCGTCGTGAACAAGAGGAAAAGAGTAAAAAGAAACGACAGTCTGAAGAGGACAAGTCTGCCAAAGTTTTGAAAACGGAAGAAAATGCATGTGGAAAAGagtaaattcaaaaacttaactaAACTACATTAAAACTAATGTTAtcattattaaaactaatattaataatagacATTAAAACTAGtatgttaaaaactttttacaagACAAGAGAAGACaagacaaactaaaaaaaaaaaaaaaaaaaaaaaaaaaaaaaaaaaaaaaaaaaaaaacgtttttttttttttttttttttttttttttttttttttttttttttttttactttgtcttgtCTTCTCTTGTcttgtaaaaagtttttaacataCTAGTTTTAATGTCTATTACTAACATACTAGTTTTAATGTCTCTTAATAACATTAGTTTTAATGCCGTAAATATTAGTCTTAATGTCTGCTCAATTTTGGTCATCCGATTGAAATTTTTCCAGAGACCCAGTCCACACATACTTGGGGAATCTTTGACCGGTGGGTCGCAACCTAAGGGatctttgattgaaatttttaccaagtGTGGGTATACAGTTTTAATCTTTGAtggtttgattgaaatttttaccaagtGTGGGTATGTAGTTTTAATCTTTGATGggttgattgaaatttttaccgaGATGTAGATTTTCAGAAAAACAATAGGGgttagaaaaaaaagattatttaaaggcGCATGCGTCGAATGCAACCTATCAAAAGATTACTTAAAGGCGCATGCGTCAAATGCAACCTATAAAAGGCTGCTCTTTCACTCGACTCCACACATTACTTTGAGACTTGCTATAGCTCAAGACGCTCTTCTCTCCGAGATGGATTTCTTCAGTTTGACCGAATCCTGCATTACATGCCACACCCTGATCGAAAACGATATAGCGCCTTGTGGACACTTGTTCCACGCCAGATGTTTAAAGAATAAGGATGGACATCCACTTCCCTGCCCCATATGTGTGGTTACTCGCATTCCTTGCAAGATTTGCATCGAACCCATGAACTTTACAGATGGTTTGGTCTGGTTCAGCTGCGGATGTCTTTTTCATAGTGCCTGCGTTCTTCCCCAGTTTACCAGAGCAGGCATAACTCAATGCCCCAAATGTTGGAAAAAACTCTCTGTGGAAGACAGAAAGTGGCTGATGGATTTGCAAAACTTGTAAATATCTATTGTAAATATTGCCTTTGCAAAACTTGTAAATATCTATTGTAAATATTGCCTTTGTAAATATCTATTGTAAATATTGTCTTTGAAgatcttttaaatgattattgtattttatagaaaatgaataaataataaataaataaagatgggAAGGAGCTTCGGCTCTTTCCCatcttttttttaagtcaaatgaATGGCCAAGGTTGGATTGAGAATtgcaaatggaatgaaaataataaagatggcTGAACGAATTGTTTTGTGGACAACGAAAAGCGATGAAGCAAAAGCTCTACCCCCTATCTGCGGGTCCCTTGAACTGGGGGAGATGCGTCTCACCTTTGACGGTCGTGAAGAACCAGAATTGATTAAACTCGTCTTGGAAAATATTCCCTTCACCGACGGCGTAATCaactttttcaacaaatttgGAACTAAAGGAGAAGCTTCTGGAGAAACAATCATCAATGCCGACAAAGTGTCGTTGACCGACTTGATACCTTTTGCCTTGCAAAATTATTGCGAAGTGTTTCTCCAGTCTAGTCTCACAAAGAAGGTAGatgaaaattttatggaaatgaatgcagcataaaaaacaacaaacaaGAACAAGAACAAGAAACAAGAAACAAACAAGAACAAgaaacaagaaagaaagaaagaacaaggaaaaaaaaaaaaaaaaaaaaaaaaaaaaaaaaaatttttttttttttttttttttttttttttttttttttaactctcttgTGTCTTTATCTATCTTCAGAAAACAAGCTTACCATATCTTACTCACCATGGCATCTCTTGTTAACAAGGAATGGTCTACGTTAAGTCAGGAAGATGAACTCGTTTCTCCTCCTGATGCTGCTGCTGTTACGGGATCATCTCCTCTGGTTGACAAGGAATGGTCTACGTTAAGCCCGGAAGATGAACTCGCTTCTCCTCCCGATGCTTCTACGGGATTCAGATTGTATCCCCGTCCCAATCGGTTTGCGACTATTGCCATCGACAACAAGGTCGTGGTGGGTGTATTGGATACCGTTTGGTTTCAACACGAATTAAAAAACGGTTGGCATTTAGACGTGCTGCAGACTTTAGAAGAGGCCGGAGTGATGGACGTGTATTGTTGTGGTTATTTTGTCAAATTGAAACGATCGGCAGGTGATTTGATGAACGTACATTTGGATGCTCCCGAAAGACACGAATTACGCTATGCGTGCAGCATGTGTCATAGGAGAGGATGTCCCGTGCAAAAGGCCTTTTTGTATTGGAGAAAATTGAGCAAAAGAAGGTCTTGCAATCTGCAACATTcgttttaaaaaactttgttttgCATGCCAACAGACAATTATGCAAATAAGAATacaaagctaaaaataatttgtaattctaaataataataatagtaataagaagaagaattagAAACGAGTAAAAATTTTGCATGCGAACAAACAATTAtgcaatatattgaaataagaatacaaagctaaaaagaatttgtaattcaaaataataataacagtaataaaaaaaaaataaaaaaaaaaaaaaaaaaaaaaaaaaaaaaaaaaaaaaaaaaacgtttttttttttttttttttttttttttttttttagttgtgtcTTCTTCttattactgttattattattttgaattacaaattttatttagctttgtattcttatttcaatatattcaaatcatCTCTTTCTCATACAATTGCATCTTTTTCTTTGGCATATATTGCCCGCCATGTATCTAGGTTTCTTTCAAGCATCTCGATTTTTACCCTTTGAGCATCTCGGTCTCTTTCAAGCATGTCGATTTTTGCTCTTTGAGCATTCAGTTCTCTTTCAAGTGTCTCGATTTTTGCCAGCGATGTTTGTTTTTCATCTCTGACAATTTCCATTTTAGACGTCCAATACGCGTCTCTTTCCGCTTGTGTCTTTGCTTTGATTTCTTTCAATTGGTTCATCGTTTTTTGCTGATTCGGCGCCAATGCATAATACTTATCCAAGATTGACCGGAGCGTGTTACCCTTACTAGCTTGATATGCCACCCACTCATCTCTCGGCATGTCCACCAATGCAGGattccttttgaaaaataatttcttattaccgTGCAACGTCAACATTAAATCCGTCTCTTCTTCGGTCGGCTCGTACGAATGATCCACGGGGATGacacaattttcaaatttccatttcgTTATACTGATCGGTATATACCATTTGGTATAACCCCCCTTTCGTTGTTTCACGGCACACTCTTCCCAGTCAACAACGCGTTTATTCCGATTTTGTTCTAGCAACAATTGCTTCATTCCGTTTGGAATCAGCGTAGATAAAAACACTATGGCATGCTCCGACATGGGACGATTGATGTAAAAATGTGACTGTCTAAACTCGCAATCCTTCACATCTTTCTCGAAATCATCAGGAATGCCACTATCACAAGACGCTTTCGGATTACTCACATAATTTATCGTACGTATCAAATGATGAGCATTCTTAATCCTTGCAAACTTTTTCGCATTCTTTTCACCGTTATCCTCTTCCGGCACAGcatatttcactttttgtttcCAAATCTTCATAAAGTCACTCTTTTCATCGTACGCCAAAATCATGTGGCGATGTATCTGTCGTCCATCCTTCATCCCATCACATAAACACCAAAAAGGTAACTCGATAAATTTGTCTCGAATCGGCATCATTACctctacaaatttttcaaaaatgtcagaTTTCAGCATGACATGTATCCATTTCAAGTCTTGCTTCAAATATCTCTGTACGATCGCGTACACGTCTTTACCCAATCCACTATGTTCGTCAAAGTGTATCCCGTGCTCGTTTGAAAATGTCTCAGGTTGCCCGAAATTAGTCTCGTAAAGCCCCTGGATGGGTTCTTTGTCACGACTACACATTTGGTGGGGTCGAGGCACAAACTCAAAGCATTTACAAATGGGAATTTCTTCATTTACTGGACTCTCCTCGTTACGAATGTTATTCTCCTCGGTACAAATCTTTTTCCTGACACGATTCTCGTAGATAAAATTGTCAAGACACTGCTCGACATGTTCCACATGAACACGCTTTTCCCTTTCACCCTTCCCCCAACTATAATTTCCTAAACAATACACGCAACACAAACCGACTTTTAAACCGTGATAATTTCTGGCGTGCTTGAAGTATTCTTGGAGAGTTATTACTTGCTCGCATCCAGGGCAACGAATGTAACCCAATGCATTTCGCTGCTTGATACGAGAGTAAAGTGTTGTCAAAGCCTTTGTCTCAGTATTGGACCCGATACGTGACATGATTcatggaaacaaaaataaatgtaaacaaaaccaGTGTCActggaaaagtaaaaaaaaataaattctgcaaggcagatcaaggttaaaaaaaaaaaaaaaaaaaaaaaaaaaaaaaaaaaaaaaaaaaaaaaaattcactctgTAGGTTATAGTGGCGTACCTTTTTGAGTGTTAGTTTTTCAGTTTTCAACCCTCAATTTATCTGTTTTTTACCTTTTGAGGCctcatttttctatttcttacacCTGTTTATGATGACTCTATTTCTTTGATTCGGTTGAGATTTAAAGAaggatattttcagtttttaaccCTCAATTTATCTGTTTTTTCCTTTTGAGGCctcatttttatgtttcttacACCTGTTTATGATGACTCTATTTCTTTGATTCGGTTGAGATTTAAAGAAggatattttcagttttcaaccCTCAATTTATCTGTTTTTTCCTTTTGAGGCCTCATTTTTATGCTTCTTATACCTGTTTATGATGACCCTATTTCTTTAATTCGATTGAGACTTTACGGAGTATATTTGGATATTTGGACATTCAACCctcaatttatcttttttttaccttttgaggcctcatttttctgtttcttacaCCTGTTTATGATGAGCCTATTTCTTTGATTCGATTGAGATTTTATGGAGGATATTTGGACATTCATCGGTGAAATTTGGACATTCAACTCtcaatgtatttgtttttttacCTTTTGAGACctcatttttctgtttcttacaCCTGTTTATGATGAGCCTATTTCTTTGATTCGATTGAGATTTTAGGGAGGATATGTGGACATTCATCGGTGAAATTTGGACATTCAACCCTCaatttatctgttttttaaattttgagacctcatttttatgtttcttacACCTGCTTATGATGACCCTATTTCTTTGATTAGATTGAGATTTTAGGGAGgatattttggaaatttggaCATTCATCGGtgaaatttatctgttttttacCTTTTGAGGCctcatttttatgtttcttataCCGGTTTATGATGAGCCTATTTCTTTGATTCGATTGAGATTTTAGGGAGGATATTTGGGCATTGAACATTCATTTTGGACATTGAACATTCATTTTGGACATTCATCGGTGAAATTTAGTCATGAAAAAGTCTTCCCTAAATTTCTTTCCCTAGAGGGGAGGggtataatataatgaaaaaaaagttaaagttacTATATAAAGATTGAGGTCTATATTACTGTCTATATTACTGTTAAGGTTACtatattgaaagaaaagttaatttactatATTAAGGTTAATACCCTATTATAGTTAATAGCCaactaaaacatatttcttttcacaATTTTCCTTCGCTAACAAGCCTTTCAACTCTTGGAATTTCCTCCATACTCACTCGTCCATCATCGGATGACATTCTCCACCCAATTTTGCCAGTTGCCACTTCATATTTGCCCCATTTCGCCGTCATTTACTATCCTCATTCCACCATCAGCATCATCGACTCCAACATTGGCATGTgacccaaatatttaaaaaacatccataaaaatttgataattttcacgCAAAGTGTCCCTGTTCATGGATGTTCCAGCTCCAACAAACAATCCATCCTATCGAGTACTGGGCATCACAGCATACTTTGCAGATCAATTGTATCGGTTCTTCTTCAGGCTCCAACTCGACACATTTCTCTTGCAAGTATACAAGAAAATTCTCAGGGCAAAATGCCGAATGATGCACTAAATACTTTGATAAAACATGCATCCTGATCgtttgcattatatttaaagcattaaatttgataaatatcaacttaaaataaatgaatttactaaagaatttactccaaaaaatattttggcagcaTTATCCTAATAAGATGCAAGAACCaataaaacacagttttttttttttttttttttttttttttttttttttcacttgtgcCTTTAAGAAGAGATTGAGTTTAGCTTCTTTTAACACACACTCACAATGGCTCCTCATGTTCAATTTTTAGCTCACATTAATTGGATGTGGTACAAAGACGAATGGATGCCTCAGTGCATTGCGTTTGCTCCCACCTATCAACCGACATCGTCGATCGTCGTAGCTCCGACGATTGAGTCTTTGAACGAATTTACGTATCGGGACGTGATGAAAAACTTGAAGGTATCGCCGTTTCTCTTTGCAAGAAAGGATGCTTCTTGGCATCGTGTCCATCTCAAGGATTTGAAAACATATGTGGCCAACGACTTTTACGACACGGTACTCAATAACACGCCGGACAATTGGGACGTGAAGGTGGGTACGTACGATAGAGCCACCTTTATGTACTTGGAACCCTTGTGGTCCGACGAGAGAATGGTGTATTTGGGAAATGAGAAGGACGAGGCCGAACGTTTCGTCTTGGAGCAAGCTCGACTGGTCGACAGGGCATGGACTGCTCTCTAATCGGCTTAGAAACAAGGATAAGCATGTGTCGAAGGGTGGTTTGTAAAACATGTGGGGTTACGTTGGAATTGATTCAGtgcaataattatatttgttttaatttgatatctCCTACAGGATATTGTCAAAGACATAATCCAAGAACAGGAGGATAACTCCAACTGGATATGAAGCAAGATTGAAAACGATTCTTCAACGAGAATGATGCATTTGAAACATTTCGAGTACCATTTGACAAAATGAAAGAGTATCTGGTGCAAAGGTGGAAGCTACGATTGGGCAAACGTTTATGTTTTTAGAACGGTATTCTTTTTAGGATGTGGCAAGCACAAAAGTTGGATGTTATCAATTGGGAAAATGTAGtatgaaaaacattaataacattaataatagtaatagtaataataataatagtagtagtaagaagaagaagaagaaaaaaaagaaagaagacacaagtaaaaaaaaaaaaaaaaaaaaaaaaaaaaaaaaaaaaaaaaaaaaacttttttttttttttttttttttttttttttttttacttgtgtcTTCTTTCTTCTTGTTGTAGAAATATTTCTCAACGtgaataaatatgtttgtttGGTGGGATTGCTTCTGTGCTTGTCAGAATGGCTCATACTGTCGATTATGTGGTTGCTATGGATTGGGGGCTTGATGGAGTTACCCCGAAGCGTCTCGTGTTGACGGATACCATCACTTGCGAGCAAATGACAGTCGTCTCAGTAGGTTCTGATACTTGGGTTCAATCGGAACACGAATGGCATGTTCCTGCCTTGTATTTCGCTTCGTTTTGTACCAGTTCGTACTTTAAAATGATGTGCTTGCCCATTGCAAGTGAAGATCGTGAACCTATTTTGGGTACGAATGATCCCATGGCATTGAATTTTTTCTTGCATGGGCATGTGACGGTACAATGGCTGAGTAAAGTGGCTTATCGTCCCGATTTACCGATTGTGGTGCGAGTGTTGCAATTGGCCAACCATATTAAAGAGGTGAAAATCATAGAGTGGGCGTGTGAATATTTTGAACAACAGAAACGTTGGAAGAGAGTCGGGAGACGATTGGAATCATCCTCCCCTAAAGAGaatctaaattgaaataataataactctaataataataatagtactaATAAGAATATGATTgtaagatgtaaaaaaattttcattcttttaaaagtttaatagtactaataataatatgattgtaagatgtaaaaattttttcattcttttaaaagtttaactcATCACCACTTACAGATCATATGGAGTTTGAAATGGATGCACGCTATAAGCAGAAACTTTCAACATGGATGCATACATTCAGTACTTTGGCGGATGACCATCAATGTGAACGCTGCAACTGGATACCTCGGaagaacattattttagaaactgCCAATCGCCTGGATGTGGAATATACTTTTAATCATCACTGCAAGACGTGTGAATTTAATTGCTGGTATTTTCGGAGATATCCAGGAGATCAAAAGGCCGCTCTCAAACGAATTTGTAAAGCCTTAAAACCTTGTGACGGATCTTTACCAGACATGGGATGTTGTAAAGATGAACTAAAGAGAGAATACGACAAGTAcgattatttgttttgtaaatcaTGCCATCATCCCGTATCGCATTTTCTTAAGAAGACTCTTTACGAGCATCGTCACTTGCCTTATGACTGTTTTCAGTGTGAGACTATGACGTGGGAAACTTTATTTGATCAAACATATCAGAAATTACCCATTTGTTGCGTATGTAAGGAAATTGTTAAAAGTGGAGAGGTATTTGTCAGACCCTGTTGTTATGGACAGAGAAAACCTTTTCATTTGGATTGTAGCTGGAAACATGAAACATGTCCGCATTGTGACATTGCTTGCCGGATAAATTTTTCCATGCATCATGAActggaatattaaaaatacattggaGAATGTGCTCAAAAACGTTGAGGTgacactttcaaattttgagagttaCTGTAAGGTTCATAGGatgaaaattgaagaagaaattgGATACATCTTGCTTAATGTTTCgagcataatattataaaaattgaatatttcgtgATCGGAATATGATGTCCACTAAGGACTGTAATGTTCATAGGATGAAAACAAAAGATGTTACATTGGATACATTTTGCTTAATGTTTCGAgcataatcttataaaaattgaatatattacatTACCTTCATAATAATACATTACTCATTATTACTACAATAAAAGATAATGGTATaaacacaaacacacaaacaaaacaaaacacagAAACacaatcaaactaaaaaaaaaaaaaaaaaaaaaaaaaaaaaaaaaaaacgtttttttttttttttttttttttttttttttttttttagtgtgtgtGTTTCTCTTCTCCttcttataaaatatcatttctttaacGCTGGCATATTATGCTTAATGTATGTTATTATGGATAGTCAGCAAATCATTGAATCACCCCTTTTCAAGTTATTTGTTGAGCAGTATGaaaaggatttgcaccattcacACCCCTATGCGTTTGAAATTCCTAGCGTGCtgaaagatatttgtaaaatccTTTTCGTTCACAACAAAAAGAAATCAGTCCACTACGCGTCCATTCCCCACAATACTATTTTTATGGACAATGTGGACGAGTGCCTCGAAACTCTCAATCCTATGGTTCGAACCGAAACGAGAGGTTATTTCCAACGAGTGGACGAGACTACCGTGAGGAATATGAAGAATCCTCAATTCCGCAGTGCCattattgcctttttttatttggaaGGTTTGTGGACCTCTTCCCTCTTTACACACTCGTCCTTTTTTAACAAGAATGGAACCATTTCCAAAAATATACCTTATTTTGCTTTCAGGGACGTCCGAGTCATCGTTCATAACGGGAAACTGAAAGCTGGGGTGGATTATGTGGCTTCGCATGACAGGAGACTGAGAGACGTGGTGTGGTTCACGATGCCCGTCCCTTGTGATATGGAGGAAGGCATCTTTGAGCATTCGCTCTTGGTGGTGCCGgaagtgaatttaaaatgtagatgGGAAGGCACCGACGGTCTCAATACGACCGTGATAAACTTTCGCTACCTTCACAACGAAGAGGGTTTTAAAGCTATTGGGATGATGACCAAAGATTCTTGTGATGGCGGTGGACCCCGTCCTAGGAAAAAGTTTGTATTGGATAAACCTTTCAAGATgactatattttacaaatttgaaaaaatattgcgaG includes the following:
- the LOC129968354 gene encoding probable serine/threonine-protein kinase clkA → MAFNNFSSNWVYNFPSQGRSFIPRSYPNDDVTSFGQYPYSCRTDHGQGQTNNSFSNGFGQRPYGQTNNSFSNGFGQRQTNNSFSNGFGQRPYGQTSNSFSNGYGQRPYGQTNNSFSNGYGQRPYGQTNNSFSNGFGQRQTNNSFSNGFGQRQTNNSFSNGFGQPPYGQTNNSFSNGFGQPPYGQANNSFSNGFGQPPYGQTNTFFPNGFGQANNSFYDWYPYWQANPSFNEWYGQTNNSFSNAFGQANNEPTFFGDLIGQQESNAFRDLKEIEYELTRSFAVEPTVFDDESPGIDLYFPAGGVGAVVQPGEQIKINTHVIFKLPKGTVGIIMDKSSVVTRKQLKVEAGLIDTGYRGEIVVVLRNMSRDVVEISPGEAIAQMLLQETCKSKLTKVIKVDANTHRGTRGFGERQRVDRRDHCKIL